A genomic stretch from Malus domestica chromosome 15, GDT2T_hap1 includes:
- the LOC103424786 gene encoding class V chitinase-like has protein sequence MVSKNISHPILFIFLVSCNFSCSSAQTWIRAGYWYTGSDFPLQEVNSALFTHLICSFAIVNFSTYQLSIPSAHEQYFSSFTDIVKRKNPSITTLLSIWDGEAATTQLILGQRANFSVLSKMLEIPSNRKSFIESSIEVAKRYGFQGIDLLWAWLNTTSDVINMEKLLDEWRVAVISEARNSGLPRLTLTMAVRYIPTFESLIYPVESMKRNLDWAHVVAYDYHLPLKENVIGAHAALYDPSSYVNTDYGIKQWLNYSFPASKLVLGLPYHGYAWTVANPKDNNGIGAPASGFAVTKDGSMSYKLIKWYIRSYRGLIAYNDTYVLNYCMVGSTWINFDDAEAIRAKIAYVKAKKLLGTNMFQVSNDDENWALSRAAQEEGNDHEKKPRLLLVIVLSVTSVVILIAFVVCF, from the exons ATGGTATCGAAAAATATCTCCCACCCGATCCtcttcatcttccttgtttcttgTAATTTTTCGTGTTCTTCCGCACAAACTTGGATTCGAGCTGGTTACTGGTACACCGGCAGCGACTTTCCTTTACAGGAGGTAAACTCTGCCTTGTTCACACATCTTATTTGTTCTTTTGCCATTGTGAATTTCTCCACCTACCAGCTCTCCATCCCTTCTGCTCATGAACAATACTTCTCGAGCTTCACCGATATTGTCAAGCGCAAAAACCCATCAATCACAACGCTCCTATCCATATGGGATGGAGAAGCAGCAACAACTCAGCTAATTTTGGGTCAGAGAGCAAACTTTTCAGTCTTGTCTAAAATGCTCGAAATCCCTTCGAATAGAAAGTCTTTCATTGAGTCCTCCATCGAAGTGGCAAAACGTTATGGCTTTCAAGGTATAGACTTACTCTGGGCTTGGCTTAACACAACCTCAGATGTGATCAATATGGAAAAGCTACTGGACGAGTGGCGAGTTGCTGTGATTTCTGAGGCAAGAAACTCTGGTCTGCCACGATTAACATTGACAATGGCGGTTAGGTATATTCCCACTTTTGAATCGTTGATTTATCCGGTTGAATCTATGAAGAGGAATTTGGATTGGGCGCATGTTGTGGCGTATGACTACCATCTGCCTTTAAAGGAGAATGTTATTGGTGCTCATGCTGCTTTATATGATCCTTCGAGCTATGTTAACACCGACTATGGGATAAAGCAATGGTTAAACTACTCATTTCCGGCCAGCAAACTGGTTTTGGGTTTGCCTTACCATGGCTATGCGTGGACAGTTGCAAACCCCAAAGACAATAATGGAATCGGGGCACCTGCATCTGGCTTTGCTGTGACAAAAGATGGATCAATGAGCTATAAGCTCATCAAGTGGTACATTCGAAGCTACAGAGGGCTCATAGCGTATAATGATACTTATGTCTTGAATTACTGCATGGTAGGATCGACTTGGATTAATTTCGATGATGCGGAAGCCATCAGAGCTAAGATTGCATATGTGAAAGCGAAGAAGCTACTCGGTACCAATATGTTTCAAGTCAGCAATGATGATGAAAATTGGGCACTTTCTCGGGCAG CTCAGGAGGAAGGAAATGATCACGAAAAGAAACCCCGGTTACTGCTTGTAATAGTGCTATCAGTTACTTCGGTCGTAATTCTCATAGCTTTCGTGGTGTGTTTCTAG
- the LOC103400329 gene encoding nod factor hydrolase protein 1-like translates to MAIHNFLHILLLLCSLMIINTGCTAEVPPAVKAAYYPSFSPDFPPSAINTSFFTHIFYAFLVPNNVTFKFDLSNSTALLLSNFTTTLRHKTPPVKTLLSIGGAADGVVLPFVFARLASKASSRSQFIQSAIEVARKFGFDGLDLDWEFPQSPKEMKDLGHLLKEWRHALKEESKSTARLPLLLTAAVYFSADFFLDAIPRSYPASSLKKYLDWINPMCYDYNGAWSNTTGPNAALWNSNSNVNSIYGLRSWIKAGMPPEKLVMGLAQYGRSWELQNLKNHSFGATAIGPGPGAGMLSYHQVETLLNQSGAIVVYDVDTVSVYSYNGSTWVSYDDAFTTAAKIGFAQALRLRGYFFWALSYDSDWKISAQASKSWILDE, encoded by the exons ATGGCAATCCACAACTTTTTGCATATTCTCTTGCTCTTATGTTCCTTGATGATCATAAACACCGGCTGCACGGCCGAGGTTCCACCGGCGGTGAAAGCGGCATATTATCCTTCGTTTTCGCCGGATTTCCCACCTTCAGCCATAAACACATCATTCTTCACCCACATTTTCTATGCTTTTCTTGTGCCAAATAATGTCACTTTCAAATTTGACTTGTCAAATTCTACGGCTTTGCTCCTCTCCAATTTCACCACCACTCTCCGCCACAAAACTCCGCCGGTGAAGACCCTTTTGTCCATCGGCGGCGCAGCAGACGGCGTGGTACTGCCATTCGTCTTTGCTCGCTTGGCCTCAAAAGCTTCGTCACGTTCACAATTCATACAATCTGCCATAGAGGTTGCACGTAAGTTTGGGTTTGATGGGCTGGACCTTGATTGGGAGTTCCCTCAAAGCCCAAAAGAAATGAAGGATTTGGGCCACTTGCTAAAAGAATGGCGCCACGCTCTCAAGGAGGAGTCCAAATCCACGGCCCGCCTTCCTCTCCTCCTCACGGCCGCGGTATACTTCTCGGCCGACTTCTTCTTGGACGCCATTCCCCGATCCTACCCGGCGTCGTCACTGAAAAAGTACTTGGACTGGATCAATCCAATGTGCTACGACTACAACGGGGCTTGGAGCAACACCACAGGGCCCAATGCAGCATTGTGGAACTCGAATAGTAACGTAAACTCAATATATGGGCTTAGGTCATGGATCAAGGCCGGGATGCCCCCGGAGAAATTGGTTATGGGCCTGGCCCAATACGGCCGGTCATGGGAGCTCCAAAACCTGAAAAATCACAGCTTTGGAGCCACTGCTATTGGGCCAGGCCCAGGAGCAGGGATGTTGTCTTACCACCAAGTCGAGACTCTACTAAACCAATCGGGCGCAATTGTAGTGTATGATGTAGACACTGTATCCGTGTATTCATATAACGGGTCCACGTGGGTTTCGTATGAtgatgccttcaccacggccgcGAAGATAGGGTTTGCTCAGGCCCTTAGGCTTCGTGGATACTTCTTTTGGGCCCTCAGTTATGATAGCGACTGGAAGATTTCGGCCCAAG CTTCAAAGTCATGGATTCTTGACGAATGA
- the LOC139187739 gene encoding receptor-like serine/threonine-protein kinase SD1-6, translating into MLNCDGMIVLGRSRSTSTSAVDSDAPNLKVYHFSSLKAATNNFSIENKLGEGGFGPRLQDPTGQYFMDWRKRVHIIEGIIQELLYLQEYSNFTIIHRDLKASNILHDDEMNAKISDFGMAKLFRKDELEGNTRRIVVATYLLNTYEKGIYSMKYDVYSFGVLLLQMISGRKSTHYYGPNESMHLLEYACVSWKEDKGLDFIDPSLDDSSSSCKLLRCLQVALLCVQENADDRPTMLEVYSMLISDTQAVPTPTKTAFSVKNYDNVDNICTPQPGNCSVNDAQISELQPR; encoded by the exons ATGCTCAACTGTGATG GGATGATTGTTCTAGGCAGATCAAGGTCTACTAGTACATCAGCTGTTGACAGTGATGCTCCGAATCTGAAAGTATACCACTTTTCCAGTCTCAAAGCGGCTACAAATAACTTCTCAATTGAAAACAAACTTGGAGAGGGTGGATTTGGTCCCCGTTTACAAG ATCCTACCGGACAGTATTTCATGGATTGGAGAAAGCGTGTGCACATCATCGAAGGCATTATTCAAGAACTCCTATATCTTCAAGAATACTCAAACTTCACAATCATTCACCGTGATCTAAAAGCTAGCAACATTTTGCATGATGACGAGATGAATGCTAAGATTTCCGATTTTGGAATGGCCAAACTTTTCAGAAAGGATGAACTCGAAGGAAACACAAGGCGGATTGTTG TGGCTACGTACCTCCTGAATACGTACGAAAAAGGCATATACTCTATGAAGTACGACGTCTACAGCTTCGGAGTTCTACTTTTGCAAATGATTAGCGGACGGAAGAGTACACATTACTATGGTCCGAACGAAAGTATGCACCTCTTGGAATAT GCATGTGTATCATGGAAAGAGGACAAAGGACTGGATTTTATCGATCCGTCACTTGacgattcttcttcttcttgtaagTTATTGAGATGCTTGCAAGTGGCACTGCTCTGTGTCCAGGAAAATGCCGACGATAGGCCTACAATGCTGGAAGTTTATTCCATGCTCATATCTGACACTCAAGCCGTTCCAACTCCTACAAAGACGGCTTTCTCAGTGAAAAATTACGACAACGTGGACAACATATGTACCCCGCAGCCAGGAAATTGTTCGGTTAATGATGCTCAGATCTCCGAACTCCAACCCCGATGA